The Uruburuella testudinis genome window below encodes:
- a CDS encoding TOBE domain-containing protein, with product MKTSARNQLSGVVASIGKRAETCAVAVALPGGQTLTAAITPECCDDLALRPGSAVIVLVKSTDVLVATDLANIKLSACNRLDGIISHIDRGAVNSVVALDVGGGMMITAGITMQSTEQLDLHPGQKAAAVFQSGSVILGVLA from the coding sequence ATGAAAACCAGTGCACGCAACCAGCTTTCGGGTGTGGTCGCTTCAATCGGCAAGAGGGCGGAAACATGCGCGGTGGCGGTGGCACTGCCCGGCGGCCAAACGCTCACGGCAGCAATCACGCCCGAGTGTTGTGATGATTTGGCCTTGCGGCCGGGCAGCGCGGTTATCGTGTTGGTTAAATCGACTGATGTGTTGGTTGCCACTGATTTGGCCAACATCAAACTCTCGGCATGCAACCGGCTCGACGGCATCATCAGCCATATCGACCGCGGCGCGGTCAATTCGGTGGTTGCCCTTGATGTGGGCGGCGGCATGATGATAACGGCCGGCATCACCATGCAGAGCACCGAGCAGCTTGATCTGCATCCGGGGCAGAAAGCGGCGGCAGTGTTTCAGTCGGGCAGCGTGATTTTGGGGGTATTGGCGTAA
- the thiE gene encoding thiamine phosphate synthase, which produces MPQNIKNMLSLYFIAGTQDFRHAEGDRSQALLDCLEQALANGITCFQLREKEAHSLADAAAIEALARACLALCRRHRVPFFIDDNVDLALKIGADGIHVGQEDMPVEEVIRLCGGKLMIGLSTNTVEQAQQGSRYTAIDYFGVGPMFPTQSKAKPNPLAGAKRLQEIRRAGIDKPLVAIGGIKPHNVHEIYATGAADGIAVISVIAQSQDVAQTIRELKTGKPEAASR; this is translated from the coding sequence ATGCCGCAAAACATCAAAAATATGCTGTCGCTTTACTTTATCGCCGGCACTCAAGATTTCCGCCATGCAGAAGGCGATCGCAGCCAAGCCCTGCTCGACTGCCTGGAGCAGGCGCTCGCAAACGGTATTACCTGTTTCCAATTGCGTGAAAAAGAAGCCCACTCGCTGGCAGATGCCGCAGCCATAGAGGCGCTTGCCCGCGCCTGCCTGGCTCTGTGCCGCCGGCACCGCGTGCCGTTTTTTATTGACGACAATGTCGATTTGGCCTTGAAAATCGGCGCAGACGGCATCCATGTAGGCCAAGAAGATATGCCGGTTGAGGAAGTTATCCGATTGTGCGGCGGCAAACTGATGATCGGTTTGTCGACCAACACCGTTGAGCAGGCGCAGCAGGGCAGCCGTTATACCGCCATCGATTATTTCGGTGTCGGCCCGATGTTTCCCACCCAATCCAAAGCCAAACCCAATCCCTTGGCCGGCGCCAAACGTTTGCAGGAAATCCGCCGCGCAGGCATTGACAAACCATTAGTGGCCATCGGCGGCATCAAACCCCACAACGTGCATGAAATTTACGCCACCGGCGCGGCTGACGGCATAGCCGTTATTTCTGTGATTGCCCAATCCCAAGATGTGGCGCAAACCATCCGCGAATTAAAAACAGGCAAACCGGAAGCGGCATCAAGATAA
- a CDS encoding response regulator, whose amino-acid sequence MSKIKIILVDDHTLFRSGIKALLSRQDDLEVIGEAADGLSGVKLAEQLSPDIVLLDLDMPVMNGREALAQILSANPQQTVVMLTVSEDSDDLTECMRIGARGFLLKNINADFLLESIRKAVDGDNVFSPEMTARLVQSLISPAAPPKNNELASLTPRELEILGYLASGHSNKVIARHLDLAESTIKVHVQNILRKLELSSRVQAAVYAVQHKVPQPGS is encoded by the coding sequence ATGAGCAAAATCAAAATTATTCTGGTTGACGACCACACCCTGTTTCGCAGCGGCATCAAAGCCCTGCTCTCCCGCCAAGACGATTTAGAGGTGATCGGCGAAGCGGCCGACGGCCTTTCCGGCGTGAAACTGGCCGAACAGCTCAGCCCCGATATCGTGTTGCTCGATTTGGACATGCCGGTGATGAACGGCCGCGAAGCATTGGCGCAAATCTTGAGCGCCAACCCCCAGCAAACCGTGGTGATGCTCACCGTGTCGGAAGACAGCGACGATCTCACCGAATGCATGCGCATCGGCGCGCGCGGCTTTTTGCTGAAAAACATCAACGCCGATTTTCTACTGGAAAGCATCCGCAAAGCCGTAGACGGCGACAATGTGTTTTCCCCCGAAATGACCGCACGGCTGGTGCAATCGCTGATTTCCCCGGCTGCACCGCCGAAAAACAACGAATTGGCCAGCCTGACCCCGCGCGAATTGGAAATTTTGGGCTATTTGGCTTCCGGCCACAGCAATAAAGTGATTGCCCGTCATCTTGATTTGGCCGAATCCACCATCAAAGTGCATGTTCAGAATATTTTGCGCAAGCTCGAATTAAGCAGCCGCGTGCAGGCAGCCGTGTATGCCGTGCAGCATAAAGTGCCGCAGCCGGGCAGCTAG
- a CDS encoding type IV pili methyl-accepting chemotaxis transducer N-terminal domain-containing protein: MKPPVINRFGTSLSARLKLLTCLWVGAALFSIAFTLVLSWRLEGAGAAINDAGSLRMRTYRLAYLVNRQAAPATLRAQIHSFEQTMHTIERGDPARPLFLPDKPEVHEKMQAIVNHWYRVIKPLMENGPPDSEQLRQFVSLIDSFVLSVETVNARNTEWLRLFQTALMAMVMMGAGVMVVLLYLWVIRPIDVLRDGMQAIRRGRFGAQVTTGNVAEFAQLGNGFNQMSAHLKTLYTDLEGQVALQTQNLANKNRELETLYQTTRDLHQSHTATTAAEDFLARVLPEIAADAGSVRLLDFDRKRMDLAASSGLPEKLQTAEQCERLEECLCGAAAQKTDEQPVYFFDTHTPQNTATLCEHAGFDDVAVFPIRYKDQELGIFTLYFSDGRKLAPGDTELLHALCDQLGVSIANSRLASENQQLAVLQERNLMAQGLHDSIAQTLTFLNLQVQMLESAVAAGEKEQVAENMRFIKEGVQECYDDVRELLLNFRTKISKKEFPDAVRTLVKRFEQQTQIPVDTDWVGHGMPLSADEQLQVIFILQESLSNIRKHAQAKQVRLKITNEQDFTLNICDNGIGFDTGRLNNLSGEHVGLGIMHERARRIHARLEVQSTPLQGTTITLTLPHQKRTAT; this comes from the coding sequence ATGAAACCACCTGTCATCAACCGTTTCGGCACCAGCCTTTCCGCCCGCCTCAAGCTGCTCACCTGCTTGTGGGTGGGTGCGGCGCTGTTTTCCATCGCCTTTACGCTGGTTTTGTCGTGGCGGCTAGAAGGCGCGGGGGCAGCCATCAACGATGCGGGCAGCCTGCGCATGCGCACTTACCGGCTGGCCTATTTGGTGAACCGGCAGGCTGCCCCGGCCACCCTGCGGGCGCAAATCCATTCGTTTGAACAAACCATGCACACCATCGAACGCGGCGACCCTGCCCGGCCGCTGTTTTTGCCCGACAAACCGGAAGTGCACGAAAAAATGCAGGCCATCGTGAACCATTGGTACCGCGTGATCAAGCCGCTGATGGAAAACGGCCCGCCCGACAGCGAGCAGTTGCGCCAGTTTGTCAGCCTGATCGACAGCTTTGTGCTGTCGGTTGAAACCGTCAACGCGCGCAACACCGAATGGCTGCGCCTGTTTCAGACGGCCTTGATGGCGATGGTGATGATGGGCGCCGGCGTGATGGTGGTGTTGCTTTATTTATGGGTTATCCGCCCGATTGATGTGCTCCGCGACGGCATGCAGGCCATCCGCCGCGGCCGTTTCGGCGCACAGGTAACCACCGGCAATGTGGCTGAATTTGCCCAGCTCGGCAATGGTTTCAACCAGATGAGCGCCCACTTGAAAACACTTTACACCGATTTGGAAGGGCAAGTGGCGCTGCAAACGCAAAATCTGGCCAACAAAAACCGCGAGCTCGAAACCCTCTACCAAACCACCCGCGATTTACACCAAAGCCACACCGCCACCACCGCCGCCGAAGATTTTCTGGCGCGGGTTCTGCCTGAAATCGCCGCCGATGCCGGCAGCGTGAGGCTGCTCGATTTCGACCGCAAACGCATGGATCTGGCCGCCAGCAGCGGCCTGCCCGAAAAGCTGCAAACCGCCGAACAATGCGAGCGCCTGGAAGAATGCCTGTGCGGTGCCGCAGCGCAGAAAACCGATGAACAACCGGTTTATTTTTTTGACACCCACACGCCGCAAAACACCGCCACCCTGTGCGAACATGCAGGCTTTGACGATGTGGCCGTGTTCCCCATCCGCTATAAAGACCAAGAGCTCGGCATTTTCACGCTTTATTTTTCAGACGGCCGCAAGCTGGCGCCGGGCGATACCGAGCTGCTGCACGCACTTTGCGACCAGCTGGGCGTGTCGATTGCCAACAGCCGGCTGGCTTCCGAAAACCAGCAATTGGCTGTATTGCAGGAGCGCAACCTGATGGCGCAAGGCCTGCACGACAGTATTGCGCAAACGCTGACCTTCCTCAACCTGCAAGTGCAAATGCTCGAAAGCGCCGTGGCTGCCGGCGAAAAAGAGCAAGTGGCGGAAAACATGCGCTTCATCAAAGAGGGCGTGCAGGAATGCTACGACGACGTGCGTGAGCTGCTGTTGAATTTCCGCACCAAAATCAGCAAAAAAGAATTTCCCGATGCGGTGCGCACACTCGTGAAACGTTTCGAGCAGCAAACCCAGATTCCCGTCGACACCGACTGGGTCGGCCACGGCATGCCGCTAAGCGCCGATGAGCAATTGCAGGTGATTTTTATTTTGCAGGAAAGCCTGTCCAACATCCGCAAACACGCCCAAGCCAAACAAGTGCGGCTCAAAATTACCAACGAACAGGATTTCACCCTGAATATTTGCGACAACGGCATCGGTTTCGACACAGGCCGTCTGAACAATCTTTCGGGCGAGCATGTCGGGCTGGGCATCATGCATGAACGGGCCCGTCGCATCCACGCCCGACTTGAGGTACAATCCACGCCATTACAAGGCACTACAATTACATTAACGCTGCCACACCAAAAGAGAACGGCCACATGA
- a CDS encoding MoaD/ThiS family protein, translated as MITILYFGVLKQRLNTAQEQISWPGGNGTDLLALLHGRGEEWQTALAPGQIFRLVINKKISTWQDEIPDGAEVGLLPPVTGG; from the coding sequence ATGATTACAATTCTCTATTTCGGCGTGCTCAAGCAGCGCCTCAATACCGCCCAAGAGCAAATCAGCTGGCCGGGCGGCAACGGCACCGATTTGCTGGCGCTGCTGCACGGGCGCGGCGAAGAGTGGCAAACCGCCTTGGCGCCCGGGCAGATTTTCCGCCTGGTTATCAATAAAAAAATCAGCACCTGGCAGGATGAGATTCCCGATGGCGCCGAAGTCGGCCTGCTGCCGCCGGTAACGGGAGGATGA
- a CDS encoding molybdenum cofactor biosynthesis protein MoaE — MQAVIRVQTADFNLQQEYQALLASGGNIGAVVSFTGLVRDRDTDTPLSHLYLEHFPEVTEAEIARIVQTAAGRWPLSACTVIHRVGRLAADEQIVLVLTASEHRQAAFEAAEYLMDYLKTEAPFWKQEAFSDGREQWVAAKQSDCAAAAQWEQP, encoded by the coding sequence ATGCAAGCCGTGATCCGCGTTCAAACCGCCGACTTCAACCTGCAACAGGAATATCAGGCCTTGCTGGCTTCGGGCGGCAATATCGGTGCCGTGGTAAGCTTTACCGGCCTCGTGCGCGACCGCGATACCGACACGCCGTTGTCGCATCTTTATCTCGAGCATTTCCCCGAAGTAACCGAAGCCGAAATCGCCCGCATTGTGCAAACGGCTGCCGGCCGCTGGCCGCTGAGCGCCTGCACCGTTATCCACCGTGTCGGCCGGCTGGCTGCCGACGAGCAGATTGTGTTGGTGCTGACCGCCTCCGAACACCGCCAAGCGGCCTTTGAGGCCGCCGAATATCTGATGGACTATTTAAAAACAGAAGCGCCTTTCTGGAAGCAGGAAGCTTTTTCAGACGGCCGCGAACAGTGGGTAGCGGCCAAGCAAAGCGATTGCGCCGCCGCCGCACAATGGGAACAACCATGA
- the mobA gene encoding molybdenum cofactor guanylyltransferase MobA gives MNVSALILAGGEGRRMSGRDKGLIEWQGRAFVDHVIGRIRPQVGHIAISANRNLEEYAARSAHVFADARQWQGLGPLAALCTSASDIQLAKADWLLVVPCDTLYLPENLVQVFQAAAQRSPLCSAFYAQTDNQQHYSVMFFRPQLLPSSIAYLNAGMRTIRGWLQQQRARSVQFAADACFANYNSPQDMDTPPC, from the coding sequence ATGAATGTCAGCGCATTGATTTTGGCCGGCGGCGAAGGGCGGCGCATGAGCGGCCGCGACAAAGGCTTGATCGAATGGCAGGGCCGGGCGTTTGTCGACCATGTTATCGGCCGCATCCGCCCGCAAGTGGGGCACATCGCCATCAGCGCCAACCGCAACCTTGAAGAATATGCCGCCCGCAGCGCCCACGTTTTTGCCGATGCCCGCCAATGGCAGGGGCTGGGCCCGCTGGCCGCTTTGTGCACATCGGCCAGCGATATCCAACTGGCCAAAGCCGATTGGCTGCTGGTGGTGCCGTGCGACACCTTATACCTGCCCGAAAATCTGGTGCAGGTGTTTCAGGCCGCCGCGCAACGTTCGCCGCTTTGCAGTGCTTTTTACGCCCAAACCGACAACCAACAGCATTACAGCGTGATGTTTTTCCGCCCGCAGCTGCTGCCCAGCTCCATCGCCTACCTGAATGCCGGCATGCGCACCATCCGCGGCTGGTTGCAGCAGCAACGCGCCCGTTCAGTGCAGTTTGCGGCGGATGCCTGTTTTGCCAACTATAATTCACCACAAGATATGGACACCCCGCCATGCTAG
- the glp gene encoding gephyrin-like molybdotransferase Glp, with product MLDFNTARQQLLDTHACTLGSANLALAEAANRILAAPLPAQYPSPMFDNSAMDGYAVCDTQGRLKDFTVISRVQAGECAAAPLQHGEAVRIFTGAPLPENTTAVVPQEQTEIENGALHILADIAPGQHMRLRAEEIEVGQELLAQGSKLNAAALGLAASQGYKNVPVYEKLKVIVFSSGNEIIEPGEPAAEGKIYDANRYQLIAWLKTRGAEVMDGGILPDDLSRTETALGYAAKKFDVIITSGGASVGEADYLKQAIENVGTLTTHTLAIKPGKPFAWGSIGNTKVFILPGNPVATFVTAHMLLFPVLNKLMGKYPRYWNLPNFTVKAAFDTRKAIKRREFLRVCVEVDDAGETVAVLLPNQGSAMLSTCARANALCEVPPGETVAAGQHVKVHILPT from the coding sequence ATGCTAGATTTCAATACCGCCCGCCAACAACTGCTCGACACCCATGCCTGCACATTGGGCAGCGCCAATCTTGCCCTGGCCGAAGCCGCCAACCGCATTTTAGCGGCGCCGCTGCCGGCACAATATCCCAGCCCCATGTTTGACAACAGCGCCATGGACGGCTATGCCGTATGCGATACGCAAGGCCGTCTGAAAGACTTTACCGTTATCAGCCGCGTGCAGGCCGGCGAATGCGCTGCCGCACCGCTGCAACACGGAGAAGCCGTGCGCATTTTTACCGGCGCGCCGCTGCCCGAAAACACCACCGCCGTGGTGCCGCAGGAGCAAACCGAAATCGAAAACGGCGCGTTGCACATTCTTGCCGACATCGCTCCCGGCCAACACATGCGCCTGAGAGCCGAAGAAATCGAAGTGGGGCAGGAATTGCTGGCGCAGGGCAGCAAGCTCAACGCCGCCGCGTTGGGGCTGGCCGCTTCGCAAGGCTATAAAAACGTGCCGGTTTACGAAAAACTGAAAGTGATCGTATTTTCCAGTGGCAACGAAATCATCGAGCCCGGCGAACCGGCGGCAGAAGGTAAAATTTACGATGCCAACCGCTACCAGCTGATTGCCTGGCTGAAAACACGCGGTGCCGAAGTGATGGACGGCGGCATTCTGCCCGACGACCTGAGCCGCACCGAAACCGCGCTGGGTTATGCCGCCAAAAAATTCGACGTTATCATCACCAGCGGCGGCGCCTCAGTGGGCGAAGCCGATTATCTCAAGCAAGCCATTGAAAATGTGGGCACACTCACCACCCACACCTTGGCCATCAAGCCCGGCAAACCTTTTGCCTGGGGCAGCATCGGCAACACCAAAGTGTTTATCCTGCCCGGCAACCCGGTAGCCACTTTCGTCACTGCCCACATGCTGCTGTTTCCGGTGTTAAACAAACTGATGGGTAAATATCCGCGCTATTGGAATCTGCCCAACTTTACTGTTAAAGCCGCATTTGATACCCGCAAAGCCATTAAGCGCCGTGAATTTCTGCGGGTGTGCGTCGAAGTAGATGATGCCGGCGAAACCGTCGCGGTGTTGCTGC